In a genomic window of Helianthus annuus cultivar XRQ/B chromosome 10, HanXRQr2.0-SUNRISE, whole genome shotgun sequence:
- the LOC110882273 gene encoding uncharacterized protein LOC110882273, whose product MIVTSIEVFMNDFSVYGGTFDHCLTNLDRMLKRCIETNLMLNWEKCHFMVTKGVVLGYKISRERIEVDRAKINTISRLPPPTSIKSVRSFLGHAGFYRRLIKDFSKITRPMTRLLEKGIPFVFDEECLKAFDFLKEKLVSAPILVSPNWSLPFELMCDASDYAVEAVLGQRVDKHFHLIYYASKTLNDAQENYTTTEKELLAVFDIEIRDKKGAKNVTADHLSRLEDPNREEIHEDAIGDMFPHESIDLIVAEIESLPWFADLANYLASEELVKGMTTQQKWKLYRDARKYIWDDTYLFKIGNDRVLRRCVHREEGLDILRHVHEGMVGGYHGPHVTAQKVSDCWFYWTIVAKDTQDFVKRCDACQRTVNISSKDEIPQNPIQILEIFDVWGIDFMGPFPASSGNRYILVAIDYVSKWVEAQALPTNDARVVVRFLKKLFTRLGTPIAIISDHGTHFCNAVMEKALARYGVTHRFSTVYHPQKTGQVENANRGVKRILEKTVGKCRKDWSDKLYSALWAFRTAYKTPLGTTPFMIVYRKACHLPVELEHHVLWALKTVNLDLTDARRRYFQIHELEDLREAAYARSWSIKEKAKVLHDRKLKGLKEFKTGDQVLLYNSRLKVFGGKLKSK is encoded by the exons ATGATTGTGACTTCTATAGAAGTTTTCATGAATGACTTCTCGGTCTATGGTGGCACTTTCGATCATTGCTTAACCAATCTTGATAGGATGCTAAAGAGATGCATAGAGACAAACCTAATGTTGAATTGGGAAaagtgtcactttatggtgacgAAAGGGGTAGTGTTAGGTTATAAGATCTCTAGAGAGCGGATAGAGGTAGATAGAGCAAAGATAAATACTATTAGCCGATTGCCTCCACCCACTAGTATTAAATCGGTCCGTAGTTTCCTTGGTCATGCAGGTTTCTATAGGCGCTTGAttaaggatttttcaaaaatcactcGCCCCATGACCCGACTCCTCGAAAAAGGCATTCCGTTTGTCTTTGACGAGGAGTGTCTTAAAGCATTCGACTTTTTGAAGGAGAAGCTGGTTAGTGCTCCGATCCTTGTCTCGCCCAATTGGAGCTTACCCTTTGagctcatgtgcgatgcaagtgactacGCCGTCGAAGCGGTGTTGGGCCAAAGAGTCGATAAACATTTCCATCTGATCTACTATGCGAGCAAAACGCTAAATGATGCTCAAGAAAACTACACCACCACGGAAAAAGAACTTTTAGCCGTA TTCGACATAGAGATTAGGGATAAGAAGGGAGCGAAAAACGTAACGGCCGATCATTTGTCACGATTAGAGGATCCCAATAGAGAGGAGATTCATGAGGATGCAATAGGGGATATGTTCCCTCACGAGTCCATAGATTTAATAGTGGCCGAAATAGAGAGTTTACCTTGGTTTGCTGATTTGGCAAACTATTTAGCATCCGAGGAATTGGTGAAGGGAATGACTACTCAACAGAAATGGAAATTATATAGAGATGCTAGGAAATATATTTGGGATGATACGTATTTGTTCAAGATAGGTAATGATAGAGTCCTTAGGAGGTGCGTTCATAGGGAAGAAGGTTTAGATATCTTAAGACATGTGCATGAAGGAATGGTGGGAGGTTATCATGGGCCCCACGTTACCGCCCAAAAGGTATCCGATTGTTGGTTCTATTGGACGATTGTTGCCAAAGATACCCAAGATTTCGTCAAAAGATGTGATGCTTGCCAACGTACCGTCAatatctcatccaaggatgagatTCCCCAAAACCCCATTCAAATTCTAGAAATTTTTGATGTTTGGGGCATTGATTTCATGGGACCATTCCCTGCCTCTagtgggaataggtacatcctcgtggcGATCGATTACGTTTCAAAGTGGGTGGAAGCCCAAGCTCTTCCCACGAACGATGCCCGAGTAGTGGTGAGATTCCTTAAGAAGTTGTTCACTAGATTAGGTACCCCTATAGCCATCATCAGTGACCATGGCACTCACTTTTGTAATGCCGTCATGGAAAAGGCGTTAGCACGCTATGGGGTCACTCATCGTTTTTCCACCGTTTACCATCCTCAGAAGACCGGTCAAGTCGAAAACGCAAATCGTGGAGTTAAACGTATTCTAGAAAAGACCGTAGGGAAGTGTCGGAAGGATTGGTCTGATAAGTTATACAGTGCATTGTGGGCGTTCCGCACTGCATATAAAACACCTTTAGGAACCACCCCATTTATGATCGTGTATAGAAAAGCGTGTCATCTTCCTGTTGAATTAGAACATCATGTGTTATGGGCTTTGAAAACCGTAAACCTAGACCTAACTGATGCTAGGAGAAGATACTTTCAGATTCATGAGTTAGAGGATCTTAGGGAGGCGGCATACGCTCGTTCGTGGAGTATCAAAGAAAAGGCGAAAGTTTTGCATGATAGGAAGCTTAAAGGTTTAAAAGAGTTCAAAACGGGAGATCAAGTGCTTCTTTACAACTCCCGTTTGAAAGTTTTTGGTGGGAAGTTGAAGTCCAAATAG
- the LOC110882271 gene encoding uncharacterized protein LOC110882271, with protein sequence MAERQDLFESFAHTDYEQWSVARNSIPVSNLQITVNEISRKLQERPPSQFLSNTQQNPEAQLKALLTRSGKTLGEVVRDEVVEEVEEELVDEEIEMEAPVEINLLFIEALQSMPKYAKFLKDLLKRKDRLGAISNIPLTGGCSAVILNKVPEKLTDLGLFNIPCLFGSDTKYRALGDLGASINLMPYSLYQKLDLGELSPTRMSLSLADRSVKYPRGVVENLLVTVDKFVFPVDFVILDMEADERVPIILGCPFLCTVKAIINVFHGNITLRVGEETITFECLDFISGADLVGKGEEEEVEEVVEECEEEVGTTFVPEVLELSEVREGIERAPIENPIPLERQVLPSHLEYDFSGE encoded by the exons ATGGCCGAACGCCAAGACTTGTTTGAGAGTTTTGCTCATACTGATTATGAACAGTGGTCTGTCGCCAGGAATTCAATTCCTGTATCTA ATCTTCAAATAACTGTCAATGAAATCTCTCGTAAGTTGCAAGAAAGACCACCCAGTCAATTCTTAAGCAACACCCAACAAAACCCGGAAGCCCAATTGAAGGCCCTTTTGACCCGTAGTGGTAAAACCCTAGGGGAGGTAGTTAGAGATGAGGTAGTTGAGGAAGTGGAAGAGGAGTTAGTAGATGAAGAGATTGAGATGGAAGCTCCAg TTGAAATCAATCTTCTGTTCATCGAGGCCCTTCAATCCATGCCTAAATATGCAAAATTCTTAAAGGACCTTCTAAAGAGAAAAGATAGGTTAGGAGCGATCTCGAACATCCCCTTGACTGGTGGGTGTTCCGCCGTTATCTTGAACAAGGTCCCGGAAAAATTGACAGATCTGGGCCTTTTTAACATTCCATGCCTATTCGGGAGTGACACCAAATATAGAGCCCTAGGTGATTTAGGTGCTAGTATCAATCTCATGCCCTACTCACTTTACCAAAAGCTAGACCTAGGAGAGTTGTCACCCACACGCATGTCCTTGTCTTTAGCCGATAGGTCAGTTAAGTATCCTCGTGGCGTTGTCGAAAATCTATTAGTTACGGTGGATAAATTCGTCTTTCCTGtagactttgtcatccttgatatGGAAGCTGATGAGAGAGTTCCTATCATTTTAGGATGTCCATTCTTGTGTACCGTAAAGGCCATCATTAATGTCTTTCACGGTAACATCACACTTAGAGTCGGTGAGGAGACAATCACATTTGAG TGTCTAGACTTTATTAGTGGAGCCGATCTAGTAGGTAagggtgaagaagaagaagttgaggAGGTTGTAGAAGAGTGTGAGGAAGAAGTTGGGACCACCTTTGTTCCCGAAGTGTTAGAGCTTAGTGAGGTTAGAGAGGGGATCGAGAGAGCCCCAATAGAAAATCCCATCCCATTAGAGCGTCAGGTCCTCCCGTCCCATCTAGAGTATGATTTCTCAGGAGAATGA